The Desulfobulbaceae bacterium DB1 genome includes a region encoding these proteins:
- a CDS encoding nickel-responsive regulator, whose amino-acid sequence MSATTRFGVSIHDDLLQRFDELIAAKGYQNRSEAIRDLIRNALIEEELSDEETETVGSISLVYNHHTRDLGEKLTQHQHSHHKAIISALHVHLDAHNCLEIIVVKGRAKDIKKMADELIGTKGVKHGKLMMTTSDKIPA is encoded by the coding sequence ATGAGCGCCACAACCCGCTTCGGCGTGTCCATTCATGATGATCTTTTACAGCGTTTTGATGAACTGATTGCGGCCAAGGGCTACCAGAACCGGTCGGAAGCGATCCGCGACCTCATCCGTAACGCCCTGATCGAGGAAGAATTGTCCGATGAGGAGACGGAAACCGTCGGCAGCATTTCCCTGGTTTACAACCACCACACCCGGGATCTCGGCGAAAAACTGACCCAGCACCAGCACTCGCATCATAAAGCGATAATTTCCGCCCTGCATGTCCATCTGGACGCCCACAACTGCCTGGAAATCATTGTCGTCAAGGGCCGGGCCAAGGATATCAAGAAAATGGCGGACGAATTGATCGGCACCAAGGGGGTCAAGCACGGCAAACTGATGATGACCACCTCCGACAAAATTCCGGCCTAG
- a CDS encoding cysteine desulfurase NifS, with product MAHPIYLDYNGTTPHDPEVIAAMRPFLEHDFGNPSSSHWYGIAPQRAVQKARAQVAELLGCVPEEIIFTSGGTESNNHAIKGIVAAAPKGAHIITSAIEHPAVLEVCRRLETSGAATTSVPVDRYGLVDPEDVARAIRPETVLITIMHSNNEVGTIEPIAEIAEIARRHSLLIHTDAAQSAGKTRLDVNELGVDLLSLAGHKLYAPKGVGALYVRRGVELAPFCHGAGQENGRRAGTENVLEIVGLGTACDIARRDLTANIDHMLSLRNRLHQCLAARLGNTFRLNGHPEKRLANTLNLSFKDVEATRMLEEIGLEVAASAGAACHSGTVRISHVLRAMQVPDEWAKGTLRFTVGRMTTETEIDRAVDVIGNAVLRLRA from the coding sequence ATGGCACATCCCATCTATCTTGACTACAACGGCACCACGCCCCATGACCCGGAGGTAATTGCCGCCATGCGCCCCTTCCTGGAGCACGACTTCGGCAACCCTTCAAGTTCCCACTGGTACGGCATCGCCCCGCAACGGGCGGTGCAAAAGGCGCGGGCCCAGGTGGCGGAACTGCTGGGCTGTGTTCCCGAGGAAATCATCTTCACCAGCGGCGGCACCGAGTCCAACAACCATGCAATCAAGGGAATTGTCGCCGCCGCGCCAAAGGGAGCCCACATCATCACCTCGGCAATTGAGCATCCGGCGGTGCTTGAGGTCTGCCGCCGGCTCGAAACATCGGGCGCAGCCACCACCTCTGTTCCGGTTGACCGATACGGACTGGTTGACCCGGAGGACGTGGCCCGCGCCATCCGGCCGGAAACGGTGCTCATCACCATCATGCACAGCAACAACGAGGTGGGCACCATTGAACCGATCGCGGAAATAGCGGAAATCGCCCGCCGCCATTCCCTTCTCATCCACACCGACGCGGCCCAGTCGGCCGGCAAGACGCGACTTGACGTCAACGAACTCGGCGTTGATCTGCTTTCCCTTGCCGGGCACAAACTTTACGCACCCAAGGGCGTGGGAGCGTTGTATGTGCGCCGGGGCGTGGAACTTGCCCCGTTCTGCCATGGCGCCGGTCAGGAAAACGGCCGTCGGGCCGGCACGGAAAACGTGCTGGAAATTGTCGGCCTCGGCACGGCCTGCGATATCGCCCGCCGGGACCTCACCGCCAACATTGATCACATGCTTTCCCTGCGGAACCGACTCCATCAGTGCCTGGCCGCCCGGCTGGGCAACACCTTTCGTCTCAACGGCCATCCGGAAAAAAGGCTCGCCAACACGCTCAACCTCTCCTTCAAGGATGTGGAAGCCACCCGCATGCTGGAGGAAATCGGCCTGGAAGTGGCGGCTTCGGCCGGCGCCGCCTGCCATTCCGGCACGGTGCGGATATCCCATGTGCTGCGGGCCATGCAGGTGCCGGACGAATGGGCCAAGGGCACCCTGCGTTTCACCGTCGGCCGCATGACAACGGAAACGGAAATCGACAGGGCAGTCGACGTGATCGGCAACGCCGTTCTCCGGCTTCGCGCCTGA